In Blastopirellula marina, the genomic stretch AGAAAATCGACGTTGGTTACGCGGCCGCTATGTCCAGGAAATTGCTGGACGATCTTCCGGGATGCCTGATCCCACACAATGAGCTGGCCGGCTTCGGCGGATGCGGCGATACGCTGGCCGTCGGGGCTGAAAGCAACCGAGACGATCCAGCCATTAGCACCACCGTAGACGTTCGCTAGCTTCATCGTTTGCATATCCCAAGTGAGGACGGTCCCGTCCCAAGCTGCCGAGGCGAGTTGGCTTCCGTCGGGGCTGAATGCCAGGTCCATGACGCCTCCTTGGTGCTCAAGCATGCTCGTCAGCAGTTCCCCGGTTTCGATAGACCAGATGTGGACGCGGTAATCCCAGCCCCCAGCGGCAATTCGTTTGCCATCCGGGCTAAAGGCCACGCAGTTAAGACCTTTCATCGCTCCTTCGAGAGTTTGGAGGTGGTTGCCTGTCTTGGCGTCCCAAAGACGGACTGTTTTATCCCAACTGGCCGTGGCAACGATGTTGCCGGTTGGATCGAACGTGGCCCCTTCGATCCGGTCTTCATGGCCGACAAGACGGAACAGGTCTCGTGACTCGGCGTGATCCCAGACGACGGCTGTTTTGTCGAGGCTGCCGCTGATCATTTGTTTACCGGAGGAATCGAAGGCCAGCGTTGTTACGTCGTTGGTGTGTCCGTAAAGGGTTGCAGTGTT encodes the following:
- a CDS encoding WD40 repeat domain-containing protein, which translates into the protein MADQSPEQSPEAPAQPLLQKYGVLSVLVILLVIGVGRIVLQSGFLEPELGKVILEHKGPVWALAADSNARFLAAGGEDKAIRIWDNQQQKNTATLYGHTNDVTTLAFDSSGKQMISGSLDKTAVVWDHAESRDLFRLVGHEDRIEGATFDPTGNIVATASWDKTVRLWDAKTGNHLQTLEGAMKGLNCVAFSPDGKRIAAGGWDYRVHIWSIETGELLTSMLEHQGGVMDLAFSPDGSQLASAAWDGTVLTWDMQTMKLANVYGGANGWIVSVAFSPDGQRIAASAEAGQLIVWDQASRKIVQQFPGHSGRVTNVDFLGDGSQIISSGEDGTVRVWCF